The proteins below are encoded in one region of Hordeum vulgare subsp. vulgare chromosome 3H, MorexV3_pseudomolecules_assembly, whole genome shotgun sequence:
- the LOC123440004 gene encoding putative pectinesterase 11, with amino-acid sequence MARTRSACLEVESSGEMLNRVNSAARVAILLALLCSCYAPSSCSSSDDAAGASGMAMAAPTNLLTLTVDQSGKGDYRKIQDAISAAPANSTTRTVILIKPGVYSEKIVVPRDKSYLTLIGTSANATVITSNESWKSTDTSPTVSVLASDFVARRLTFRNTFGTSAPAIAVRVAGDRAAFYGCSFLSFQDTLLDDEGRHYYYGCYVEGGTDFICGNGRALFEKCHLHSTSPNGGAFTAQRASEPDSTGYSFVRCKLTGVGAGTSILGRPWGQYSRVVFALTDMSAAVNPRGWDHWNNTSKERTVFYGQYQCYGEGSKTDGRVKWARNLSKAEAAPFMTKAWIGGQQWLR; translated from the exons ATGGCACGAACGCGATCAGCCTGCCTTGAGGTTGAATCATCGGGAGAGATGTTAAATCGCGTCAACTCGGCGGCCAGGGTCGCCATACTGCTGGCACTGCTCTGCTCTTGCTATGCCCCCTCTTCCTGCTCTTCCTCCGACGACGCGGCCGGTGCCAGTGGCATGGCCATGGCGGCCCCgactaatctcctcacgctcacgGTCGACCAATCCGGCAAAGGCGATTACAGGAAGATCCAGGATGCGATCTCCGCCGCCCCCGCCAACAGCACCACCCGCACTGTCATCCTGATCAAGCCCGGAGTCTACAG CGAGAAGATAGTCGTCCCCAGGGACAAGTCCTACTTAACACTTATCGGCACGAGCGCCAACGCGACCGTCATCACCTCGAACGAGAGCTGGAAGTCGACCGACACTTCCCCTACCGTATCCGTTCTGGCCTCCGACTTCGTCGCCAGGCGCTTAACGTTCCGG AACACGTTCGGGACCAGCGCGCCGGCCATCGCGGTGAGAGTCGCGGGAGACAGGGCGGCCTTCTACGGGTGCAGCTTCTTGTCGTTCCAAGACACGCTCCTCGACGATGAGGGGCGTCATTACTACTACGGGTGCTACGTCGAAGGTGGCACCGATTTCATCTGCGGAAACGGCCGGGCTCTCTTTGAA AAATGTCACCTGCACTCTACGTCGCCCAACGGCGGCGCGTTCACGGCGCAGAGGGCATCCGAGCCGGACAGCACGGGATACAGCTTCGTCAGGTGCAAGCTGACGGGCGTCGGGGCCGGCACCTCCATCCTGGGGCGTCCATGGGGCCAGTACTCCCGCGTCGTGTTCGCTCTCACCGACATGTCCGCAGCGGTGAACCCTCGAGGCTGGGACCACTGGAACAACACCAGCAAGGAGAG AACGGTGTTCTACGGGCAGTACCAATGCTACGGCGAAGGGTCGAAAACTGATGGCAGGGTTAAGTGGGCTCGCAACCTCTCAAAAGCCGAAGCAGCCCCCTTCATGACCAAGGCTTGGATTGGTGGACAGCAGTGGCTTCGGTAG